Below is a window of Nocardioides sp. S-1144 DNA.
CGGGGTGTCGGGCAGGAGTGCGCCGCCGTCCCCGCCCTGGTCCTCGACGAAGATCCGGTCGGTGAGGGCCGCGCGGGCCTCGTCGTAGATCGCGCGGAGCGTCTCGTTGCCGCCCTGGGCACCCTTGACCAGTGACAGGTAGCCCTCGTAGCTGGCCTCCACGTAGGCGAGGTAGGCCGCCATCGACGTCGCGAGCCGCTCGAGCGGGTCCCCCGACGACGGCGGCGCGGTCTGCGCGATGAGGTCGTCGGCCGCGCGCCGGACGACCGCCTCGTGGAAGGCGTGCTTGCTGCCGAAGTAGTGGTAGAGCAGGCCGCGGGAGATGCCGGCCTCCTCGGCGAGGACCTCGATGCTGAGCTCGTCGAGCGAGCGGTGCGCGAGCAGCGTGACGCCGAGGTCGAGCAGCTGGGAGCGGCGCTCGGCCGGCGAGAGCCGGGTCCTCGACGTCCTGCCCACCGCGGTGCGGTCCTGCGTGCCTCCGGTCACGCCCCCACTCTATTGACGATTGTTCAATAGCGCCACTACCGTCGAGGCATGAAGACCCTCCACGACAAGGTCGTCGTCATCACCGGCGCCGGCTCCGGCATCGGCCGGGCCCTCGCGCTGCACACCGCGGCCCAGGGCTCGCTGCTCGCCCTCTCGGACGTCGACGAGGCCGGTCTCGCCGAGACCGTGCGCCTGGTCGAGGCCGCCGGCGTCGCGAAGGTGCGCGGCGACCGGCTCGACGTCGCCGACCGCGACGCGTTCGCCCGCTACGCCCTCGACGTCGTCGAGGACTTCGGCCGGGTCAACGTCGTGGTCAACAACGCCGGCGTCGCGCTGGCCGGCGACCTGACCGACCTCGAGTACGGCGACATGGACTGGATCATGGGGATCAACTTCTGGGGTGTCGTGCACGGCACCAAGGAGTTCCTCCCCCACCTCATCGCCAGCGGTGACGGGCACGTCGTCAACCTGTCGTCGCTGTTCGGGCTGATCTCGATGCCCGGCCAGTCGATGTACAACGCCTCCAAGTACGCCGTGCGCGGGATGACCGAGGCACTGCGGGAGGAGATGCTGGTCGCGGGTCACCCGGTCGGCGTCACCGCCGTCCACCCCGGCGGCATCAAGACCGCGATCGCCCGCAACGCCCGGTACTCCGCGAAGGAGGACGGCGCCGCCTCGGCGCGGCTGTTCGACAAGAAGCTGGCCCGGATGACGCCGGAGAAGGCCGCGGCGATCATCGTGCGCGGCATCGAGCGGAACCAGGCGCGGGTCCTCGTCGGCATCGACGCCCACGCCCTGCACCACCTCGCCAAGCTCACCGGCTCGCGCTACCAGGACCTCGTCGCCCGCGCGTCCAAGAAGGTCGTGCCCGACAAGGCGACCATCGTCTGAGCATGCCCCTGCACCCCGGCGACGCCGTCCGCGTCGAGATGACCAAGTGGGTCGACCGGCCGCACTGGGCCTTCGACGCCCAGCACCTCGGCTCCGACGCGCACGGCGACTGGATCGGCATCCCCGCCGGCACGACGATGGCGCGCCCGGGCGCGACGTTCGTGTCCTCGACCGACCAGGTCGTGCTCGTGCCACCCGACGCCGGCTGGGTGGCCACCTTCCACGCCCCGGGCTACCGCGTCACGACCTACGTCGACATCACCACCGTCCCGCGCTGGGACGGCGCGGTGCTGCGGGCGGTCGACCTCGACCTCGACGTCGTGCGCACCGCCGAGGGCGTGACCTTCGTCGACGACGAGGACGAGTTCGCCGAGCACCAGCTCACCCACGCCTACCCGGCGGAGGTGGTCACCGCTGCGGAGGAGTCCTGCGCGTGGGTCCTGGCGCAGGTTCGTCGCGAGCACCCTCCGTTCGACGGCGCGTGCGCCGATCGATGGCTCGACCGGCTCGCCGGCCGAGCAGGCTGCTAGGACCCACCAGCCGCGGACCGACCAGGCGGTCCTCGACGCGTCGGACCTCGCGGCCCAGCGGCTGGGCCAGGTACTCGCCGAGGATCACCCCGGCCGCGATGGCCAGCGCCACGGAGGCCGCGCCGATGATGGCGACCAGGCCGAGCGAGGTGTCGCGGCGACTGCCCTCGCCGAGGAGCGAGAGGCCGCGGTAGATCGCGATGCCGGGCAGCATC
It encodes the following:
- a CDS encoding TetR/AcrR family transcriptional regulator; the encoded protein is MTGGTQDRTAVGRTSRTRLSPAERRSQLLDLGVTLLAHRSLDELSIEVLAEEAGISRGLLYHYFGSKHAFHEAVVRRAADDLIAQTAPPSSGDPLERLATSMAAYLAYVEASYEGYLSLVKGAQGGNETLRAIYDEARAALTDRIFVEDQGGDGGALLPDTPATRLLVRGWSAMAEDVVLSWVAAPTGVTRDELLHLLATSLPALVAASTPTRQ
- a CDS encoding SDR family NAD(P)-dependent oxidoreductase, which translates into the protein MKTLHDKVVVITGAGSGIGRALALHTAAQGSLLALSDVDEAGLAETVRLVEAAGVAKVRGDRLDVADRDAFARYALDVVEDFGRVNVVVNNAGVALAGDLTDLEYGDMDWIMGINFWGVVHGTKEFLPHLIASGDGHVVNLSSLFGLISMPGQSMYNASKYAVRGMTEALREEMLVAGHPVGVTAVHPGGIKTAIARNARYSAKEDGAASARLFDKKLARMTPEKAAAIIVRGIERNQARVLVGIDAHALHHLAKLTGSRYQDLVARASKKVVPDKATIV